From Rudanella lutea DSM 19387, a single genomic window includes:
- a CDS encoding LytR/AlgR family response regulator transcription factor gives MQKVIIIDDEAAGRTLIRQYLTDYPALVVVGEANNGVDAVRLIREFRPDLIFLDVQMPGLSGFEVLGHLDEIPQVIFSTAYDQYALQAFEVHAVDYLLKPYTRERFAQAVQRVTRPDSVNIQRLQPLAESLLAPAVAAERYPDKVLVQTGNRLVTVAVADVIRIEAEGDYATLVTAQNRHLSNYGIGALEARLDPRQFIRVHRSDIVNLHYVREIQKYPSSYDVILQNGDVVRVSRSYMDKIRELTF, from the coding sequence ATGCAAAAAGTCATTATCATAGACGATGAGGCCGCCGGGCGCACGCTTATCCGGCAGTATCTGACCGATTATCCCGCCCTGGTGGTGGTGGGTGAAGCCAACAACGGGGTCGATGCGGTGCGGCTGATTCGGGAGTTTCGCCCCGATCTTATTTTTCTGGATGTGCAGATGCCGGGCCTCTCGGGATTTGAGGTGTTGGGGCATCTGGACGAAATTCCGCAGGTGATTTTCTCCACGGCTTACGATCAATACGCTTTGCAGGCTTTTGAGGTGCACGCGGTCGATTATCTGCTCAAACCGTACACCCGCGAGCGATTCGCGCAGGCCGTACAGCGCGTAACCCGGCCCGATTCGGTCAATATTCAGCGGCTTCAGCCTTTAGCCGAAAGCCTGCTTGCCCCGGCCGTAGCTGCTGAGCGCTACCCCGACAAGGTGCTGGTGCAAACGGGAAACCGGCTCGTAACGGTAGCCGTGGCCGATGTCATTCGGATCGAGGCCGAGGGCGATTACGCCACGCTGGTAACCGCCCAAAACCGTCATCTGAGCAATTACGGTATTGGCGCGCTGGAGGCCCGGCTCGATCCGCGTCAGTTTATCCGGGTACACCGCTCCGATATTGTGAACCTGCACTACGTCCGCGAGATTCAGAAATACCCGTCGAGCTACGATGTTATCCTGCAAAACGGCGACGTAGTCCGGGTGAGCCGGTCGTATATGGATAAAATCCGGGAGCTGACGTTTTGA
- a CDS encoding murein L,D-transpeptidase catalytic domain family protein, translated as MKQALVVLFSLLSLTSIGHENHLSARMNEKITAPDRAATYASVFDELGLEMRGLSRSVYEYALRGMQKMPGARPVLSIVDMSQPSNRKRLYVIDLESRKLLFNTYVAHGRNSGVLLAEKFSNTNSSYQSSLGFYKTLGTYSGKHGLSLQLQGLERGFNDNAFSRAIVMHGASYVCEDIIKNTGRLGRSQGCPAISNAESKPIIQAIKGGSCLFIYYPDPTYLKTSSFLG; from the coding sequence ATGAAACAAGCACTGGTTGTCCTCTTTTCCCTGCTTAGCCTCACGTCGATTGGTCATGAGAATCACCTCTCGGCCCGGATGAACGAAAAAATCACGGCACCAGACCGAGCCGCCACTTACGCGAGTGTATTTGATGAGTTAGGGCTCGAAATGCGCGGTCTGAGCCGTTCGGTGTATGAATACGCCCTGCGCGGCATGCAGAAAATGCCCGGTGCCCGGCCTGTGCTGTCGATTGTGGATATGAGCCAACCCTCCAACCGGAAGCGCCTGTACGTAATTGATCTGGAGAGCCGCAAACTGCTTTTCAATACGTACGTTGCCCATGGCCGTAACTCGGGTGTGTTGCTGGCCGAGAAATTCTCCAATACCAACTCGTCGTATCAGTCGAGTCTTGGTTTCTACAAAACATTGGGTACCTATTCGGGCAAGCACGGCCTGTCGCTGCAATTGCAGGGGCTCGAGCGGGGCTTCAATGATAACGCCTTTTCGCGGGCCATCGTGATGCACGGTGCCAGCTACGTTTGCGAAGACATTATCAAAAATACCGGCCGACTGGGCCGGAGTCAGGGTTGCCCGGCTATTTCCAACGCCGAGAGCAAGCCGATTATTCAGGCCATCAAAGGGGGTTCCTGCCTGTTTATCTACTATCCCGATCCTACGTACCTGAAAACGTCGTCGTTTTTGGGTTGA
- a CDS encoding L,D-transpeptidase family protein — translation MSEKLGQTRRFADSLGIDTARYVLPASATQSPETAEPVAAEQLKKLLVELRYGHRPADQSVSRLPEQVDTAWVNQTAQSDSVMTALTASASPFAPYRALVQQYNQIRNTATPDQLRAVRETLNFYRYLSRFDMDKFVVVNIPAARLTVFDKEGRRDMPMDVIAGKADKQTPRFNCYLTDIVAYPYWNVPEGIGLKEILPKVKANPDFLDSQNMEILDAKNRPVDPYSVDWATISADNFPYRFRQTSGCHNSLGLIKFTLDGPPAIYFHDTNARQLFDVTKDRWRSHGCVRLEKPVEFANYVLGQTKFDQGFYDRCLVDQKPQSFKLPKPFPVFVTYQIADLDASGKLVYYKDIYGLEKRLAAN, via the coding sequence ATGAGCGAAAAACTAGGCCAGACCCGGCGTTTTGCCGACTCGCTCGGCATCGACACGGCGCGGTATGTGTTGCCCGCCAGCGCTACACAATCGCCCGAAACGGCCGAGCCAGTAGCTGCCGAACAACTGAAAAAGCTGCTGGTTGAGCTTCGGTACGGGCACCGCCCCGCCGATCAGTCGGTGAGCCGGTTGCCCGAGCAGGTCGATACGGCCTGGGTAAACCAAACGGCCCAGAGCGACTCGGTCATGACAGCACTGACGGCCTCGGCCAGCCCGTTTGCGCCGTACCGGGCGTTGGTGCAGCAGTACAACCAAATTCGGAACACGGCCACCCCCGATCAGCTCCGGGCGGTTCGCGAAACGCTTAATTTTTACCGCTACCTGAGCCGATTCGACATGGACAAGTTTGTGGTGGTCAATATTCCGGCTGCCCGACTGACGGTGTTCGACAAAGAAGGCCGACGGGATATGCCAATGGACGTGATTGCCGGAAAAGCCGATAAGCAAACCCCACGCTTCAACTGTTACCTGACCGATATTGTAGCGTACCCGTACTGGAACGTACCGGAGGGCATCGGGCTCAAAGAAATTCTGCCCAAAGTGAAGGCAAACCCCGATTTTCTGGATAGTCAGAACATGGAAATTCTGGATGCTAAAAATAGACCCGTCGACCCGTACAGCGTCGATTGGGCTACTATTTCGGCCGACAATTTCCCCTACCGGTTCCGGCAAACGTCGGGCTGCCACAACTCACTCGGCCTGATCAAGTTTACGCTCGACGGACCACCGGCCATCTATTTCCACGACACCAATGCCCGGCAGTTGTTCGATGTCACGAAAGACCGCTGGCGGAGTCATGGCTGTGTACGGCTCGAAAAACCCGTTGAGTTTGCCAATTATGTATTGGGGCAAACCAAGTTCGATCAGGGCTTTTACGACCGCTGTCTGGTCGACCAAAAACCCCAGTCGTTTAAGCTCCCTAAGCCGTTCCCGGTTTTTGTGACCTACCAGATTGCCGATCTGGACGCAAGTGGTAAGCTGGTTTACTACAAAGACATTTACGGACTGGAGAAACGCCTGGCGGCTAACTAA
- a CDS encoding TonB-dependent receptor has translation MKTILYFLFLLTATLGTTLAQTATLSGTVTDATGQPIPFATAALLRSTDSTVAKAAVADAAGLYTFSGVRAGTYRVRLSSLGYAVSVSEPVTLTDGQTTFIPTAVLSEANQSLNAVTVTARKPLVEVQPDKLVLNVEASLTAAGSSAFELLQKAPGVLLDPNDNLIVQGKNGVRVYIDGKPSPLGPADLAAYLRTLQATDIEAVEVITQPSARYDAQGNAGIINIRLQKNARTYGTNGNVAIGLAAGAYYPKYNGSVSLNNRSNRLNLFSTYSARTGRDWSFINLYREQSGQFFDQRSQTRAGSANHNARAGADWTLSNRSTLGVLVSGSLRDARNLTDGRTPIGALGAAPTSLLLANNRGESERLNGNANLNYRYSDTTGRELTIDADYGLFQNQSNALQPNRYVNPTTGALLDERNYRMATFTDIHLKTIKADYNQPWLGGMLSVGVKLSSVQTGNGFDFFDQIDGQDKLNPLRTNQFVYTEVIRAGYGAYEKRWKKWQTQLGLRAEQTLSRGELSSAQTQTDANVSRRYLNLFPSAGLTFNPTPNHSWAATYSRRIDRPTYQSLNPFESKLDELTYQKGNAFLQPQYTNTVQLSHTYKYKLTTSISYSHTRDFFTEITDTTQRDPDNRPRNYITTRNLSSQDVWSLNVSYPFNIAKWWSVFANVSAYRSTNRANLEGRLIGLSANVLSLYAQHTISLPRGWNLEVSAYYTSPSIWGGTFRNRRFWGSSVGVQRKVLAERGTLVFTVTDPFNSQQWRGISQFGGLYMDASGGWESRQARINFTYAFGSKKIKAASQRKTGLDDESKRL, from the coding sequence ATGAAAACGATCCTTTATTTCCTGTTTCTGCTGACCGCCACCCTCGGCACCACACTCGCCCAGACCGCTACCCTGAGCGGCACCGTCACCGATGCCACCGGCCAGCCCATTCCGTTTGCTACGGCCGCCCTCCTGCGCAGCACCGACTCAACCGTTGCCAAAGCCGCCGTAGCCGATGCCGCCGGACTGTACACCTTCAGCGGGGTGCGCGCCGGTACGTATCGGGTACGGCTCAGCAGTCTTGGTTACGCGGTGTCGGTATCGGAACCGGTGACACTCACCGACGGCCAAACCACATTTATACCTACTGCCGTACTGTCTGAGGCTAACCAAAGCCTCAACGCCGTGACCGTTACGGCCCGCAAACCCCTCGTAGAAGTACAACCCGACAAGCTGGTGCTCAATGTGGAGGCCAGCCTGACAGCCGCCGGCAGCTCGGCGTTTGAGCTCCTGCAAAAGGCACCGGGCGTGTTGCTCGACCCAAACGACAACCTCATTGTACAAGGAAAAAACGGCGTTCGGGTGTATATCGACGGGAAGCCATCACCCCTCGGCCCCGCCGACCTGGCGGCTTATCTGCGCACGTTGCAGGCCACCGACATCGAAGCGGTGGAGGTTATTACGCAACCCTCGGCCCGCTACGATGCCCAGGGCAACGCGGGTATCATCAACATCCGGCTTCAGAAAAACGCCCGCACCTACGGCACCAACGGCAACGTAGCCATAGGATTGGCTGCTGGGGCCTACTATCCGAAGTACAACGGCTCGGTAAGCCTTAACAACCGCAGTAATCGGCTCAATCTGTTCAGCACGTACAGCGCGCGTACCGGCCGCGACTGGTCGTTTATCAATCTTTACCGCGAACAAAGCGGGCAGTTTTTCGATCAGCGCAGCCAGACCCGCGCCGGGTCGGCCAACCACAACGCCCGCGCCGGGGCCGACTGGACCCTGAGCAACCGCAGCACGCTGGGGGTGCTGGTCAGTGGCTCGCTACGCGACGCCCGCAACCTGACCGACGGCCGCACGCCCATTGGCGCTCTCGGAGCGGCCCCGACCAGTCTGCTTCTGGCCAACAACCGGGGAGAGAGCGAGCGGCTCAACGGCAACGCAAACCTCAACTATCGGTACAGCGATACAACCGGCCGTGAGCTGACCATCGATGCCGATTACGGTCTCTTTCAGAACCAGAGCAACGCCCTGCAACCCAACCGGTACGTAAACCCGACTACCGGGGCCTTACTGGACGAACGCAACTACCGCATGGCCACCTTTACGGACATTCACCTCAAAACAATTAAGGCCGACTACAACCAGCCGTGGTTGGGTGGTATGCTGAGTGTTGGGGTAAAATTATCGTCGGTGCAGACGGGTAATGGATTCGATTTTTTCGATCAGATCGACGGGCAGGACAAACTAAACCCCCTGCGCACCAACCAGTTTGTGTACACTGAAGTGATTCGGGCGGGGTACGGTGCTTACGAGAAACGCTGGAAAAAATGGCAAACCCAACTCGGGCTCCGGGCCGAGCAGACACTGTCGCGGGGAGAGCTGAGCAGTGCCCAGACCCAAACCGACGCCAACGTAAGTCGCCGGTACCTGAACCTGTTTCCGAGTGCGGGGCTGACGTTCAACCCAACGCCCAACCACAGCTGGGCCGCCACGTACAGCCGCCGAATCGACCGGCCCACGTACCAGAGCCTGAACCCATTTGAGTCGAAGCTCGACGAACTGACCTATCAAAAGGGCAATGCTTTTTTACAGCCTCAATACACCAACACAGTGCAGCTTTCGCATACGTACAAGTACAAGCTGACAACCTCGATCAGTTACAGCCATACCCGCGACTTTTTCACCGAAATTACCGACACCACCCAGCGCGACCCCGACAACCGGCCTCGCAACTACATCACAACCCGCAACCTGAGCAGTCAGGATGTGTGGTCGCTGAACGTCAGCTACCCGTTTAACATTGCCAAGTGGTGGAGCGTATTCGCGAATGTGAGTGCGTACCGGTCGACCAACCGGGCCAATCTGGAAGGGCGACTCATTGGGTTGTCGGCCAATGTGCTGAGTCTGTACGCCCAGCACACCATCAGCCTACCCCGCGGGTGGAACCTCGAAGTATCGGCGTATTACACCTCGCCGTCTATCTGGGGCGGCACCTTCCGCAACAGGCGGTTCTGGGGGTCGAGCGTGGGCGTGCAGCGCAAGGTACTGGCCGAGCGAGGTACGCTGGTGTTCACCGTAACTGACCCGTTTAATAGCCAGCAGTGGCGGGGAATCAGCCAGTTTGGCGGGCTATACATGGACGCGAGCGGAGGCTGGGAGAGTCGGCAGGCCCGAATCAACTTCACCTACGCATTCGGGAGCAAGAAAATCAAAGCCGCCAGCCAGCGCAAGACCGGCCTCGATGACGAAAGCAAGCGGTTGTAG
- a CDS encoding sensor histidine kinase, whose amino-acid sequence MGRGPAQSDELSIRSPNGKAYVIRRRICQFVGEDDRRGHRFRKFIPRTAPLCMNWNRTLLWGITLRQLALILSFYSVAALLYNLALCISERPWSKDSLWVDFWQGLPRIGLDYLCKLAFTLPVWYVLFVRLRHVPLVRRVALHLLFLPLYIIGWQVVYYTISDGVGLGRLRGNGIVWDTYISTLFYLVQFGIFHAYTYYRDYQQQRIREAELRELAVQSELSALKAQLNPHFLYNVFNTISASVPPEQEHTRELLADLSDMFRYQVRASRAEWVPVRDELTFVRKYLDLETARFGDRLQVRLDVPDEVLHLAIPPMLLQPIVENSVKHGISPLIEGGEVRVSIAQQADALLVEIVDTGVGMSTSAGSGQGVGLANTRLRLEKMFGGELTVMANAPRGTRVAFRVPLRSLSGDAPKTAGPLATHV is encoded by the coding sequence ATGGGGCGTGGCCCAGCGCAATCCGACGAGTTGTCGATTCGGTCGCCCAACGGAAAAGCGTATGTCATTCGTCGGCGTATTTGTCAATTCGTCGGAGAAGACGACCGCCGGGGGCATAGATTCCGTAAGTTTATCCCACGTACTGCCCCACTCTGCATGAACTGGAACCGAACACTTCTTTGGGGGATTACCCTCCGGCAGCTGGCGCTGATTCTAAGCTTTTATAGCGTAGCAGCCCTGCTCTACAATCTGGCTCTGTGCATCAGCGAGCGACCCTGGAGTAAGGATTCGCTTTGGGTTGATTTCTGGCAGGGGCTTCCCCGCATTGGGCTCGACTACCTGTGTAAGCTGGCGTTTACATTACCGGTCTGGTACGTCCTGTTTGTGCGGCTTCGGCACGTGCCGCTGGTTCGGCGCGTGGCCCTGCACCTCTTGTTTTTGCCCTTGTACATCATAGGCTGGCAGGTGGTGTATTACACTATCTCGGATGGGGTGGGCCTAGGTCGCCTTCGAGGCAACGGGATTGTCTGGGACACGTATATCTCGACGCTTTTCTACCTCGTGCAGTTCGGTATTTTTCATGCCTATACCTACTACCGGGATTACCAGCAACAGCGGATCCGCGAGGCCGAGCTGCGTGAGCTGGCTGTGCAAAGTGAACTTTCGGCCCTGAAAGCCCAGCTCAACCCGCATTTTCTGTACAATGTGTTCAATACGATTAGTGCGTCGGTGCCGCCCGAGCAGGAGCATACCCGCGAGTTGCTGGCCGATTTGTCGGATATGTTCCGGTATCAGGTGCGGGCGTCGCGGGCCGAGTGGGTGCCCGTGCGCGATGAGCTGACGTTTGTGCGTAAATACCTTGATCTGGAAACGGCCCGCTTCGGCGACCGGCTTCAGGTGCGACTCGACGTGCCCGATGAGGTGCTTCACCTGGCTATTCCGCCCATGTTGCTGCAACCCATCGTCGAAAATTCGGTTAAGCACGGTATATCCCCCCTGATTGAAGGGGGCGAGGTGCGGGTAAGTATTGCACAGCAAGCCGATGCCCTTCTGGTCGAAATAGTCGATACGGGCGTGGGTATGAGTACGTCGGCCGGGTCGGGGCAAGGGGTTGGGCTGGCCAATACCCGGTTACGACTGGAGAAAATGTTTGGTGGCGAACTGACCGTGATGGCCAACGCCCCTCGGGGTACTCGGGTAGCGTTTCGGGTGCCTCTCCGGTCGCTGTCGGGTGACGCCCCGAAAACCGCCGGGCCGCTGGCAACCCATGTTTAA
- a CDS encoding VCBS repeat-containing protein: MTQLRIFLGLIVGLPVLLSACSGGSEPAKDSLFARLDSTRTGIRFQNQLHETDSLSILDYLYFYNGGGVAAGDFNNDGKTDLYFVSNQQPNQLYLNRGGMRFDDVTQKANADNGKADWQTGVTVADVNGDGWLDIYVCAVSQFKGLKGTNQLYINNGPGPKGPDGVSIPTFTERAAEYGLDFAGFSTQATFFDYDHDGDLDCFLLNHAVHTSRSYDHVRTRLIRNRESGDYLFRNNGGTNGFTDVSEQAGIFATVMGYGLGVSVADINNDGWEDLYISNDFHEDDYYYVNNQKGGFREEVRKAFGHTSRFSMGNDVADINNDGFQDVISVDMYPEDPAVEKASNGEDPLDIYQYKLTYGYMNQYTRNCLQLSMAGQRFIDIGLMAGIAATDWSWAPLLADFDNDGIKDLFISNGIVRRPNDLEYLKYISSQTFGQNASGEALAQMPDGRVHPYLYKGTDSLQFVDKSLDWGFAETGYTNGAAYADLDNDGDLDLITNNINSPAGIFENRANTLTSNHFLQINLVGTGANRFGVGAKVVLKTQTGLLLQQNSPTRGFMSSVEPRLTFGLGGQNTVDSLWVLWPDGTGQIMTGVKANQTLTLAQTNARPGIANPVRPPAQPLFAEGDSAQVAFRHAENMYFDFGREPLLPFKVSTEGPRLSVADVNADGLDDFFVGGARHQTSCLFVQQPNGTFRADSSAFRADANCEDVGSLFFDADGDGDADLYVVSGGNEFTGQSPELLDRLYLNDGAGRFRKDSLALPSLHANKSSVAAADIDRDGDLDLFVAGRVVGFRYGQSPPSFLLINEGKGRDGRVRFSDQTARRAPALQQGGMLTDAFWHDLDRDGDPDLVTAGHWGPIRVYKNEGGNLTEADDTGLAQAVGFWQTLKPADLDGDGDMDFLAGNLGQNTKFRRGTDGAVRLYARDYTNSGARFDQVMAYRYQNKWYPVATKDELGKSLPFLNKRFDNYRDFSGKTLEEIFESSELPEDGMREVNTFESVWIENLSTESDKSLRFRIHKLPVLAQTAPIFAFDVQDVTGDGRVDVLLGGNFYSVSTYQGRYDASYGLLLRNHGKGKFTPVLPTESGLVLRGEIRAINHVRTGQGPLVLVARNGAPMQVFRPLRSADKQ; this comes from the coding sequence ATGACCCAACTACGCATTTTTCTCGGGTTAATCGTCGGGCTGCCAGTTCTACTGTCGGCCTGTTCAGGCGGCTCCGAACCGGCTAAAGACAGCCTGTTTGCCCGGCTCGACTCGACCCGGACCGGCATCCGTTTCCAAAATCAGCTCCACGAAACCGACAGCCTCTCGATTCTGGATTACCTCTACTTCTACAACGGAGGGGGGGTAGCCGCCGGGGATTTTAACAACGATGGCAAGACCGACCTGTATTTTGTCTCGAACCAACAGCCCAACCAGTTGTATCTGAACCGGGGCGGAATGCGGTTCGACGACGTAACCCAGAAGGCCAATGCCGACAACGGCAAGGCCGACTGGCAAACCGGTGTCACCGTGGCCGATGTAAACGGCGATGGCTGGCTGGATATTTACGTCTGTGCCGTGAGTCAGTTCAAAGGGCTGAAGGGCACCAATCAGCTATACATCAACAACGGCCCCGGACCCAAAGGCCCCGACGGAGTGAGTATTCCGACGTTTACCGAACGGGCCGCTGAGTACGGGCTCGACTTTGCCGGATTCTCGACACAGGCGACCTTTTTTGATTATGACCACGACGGCGACCTCGACTGTTTTCTGCTCAATCACGCCGTACACACCTCTCGCAGTTACGACCATGTGCGCACGCGGCTCATCCGCAACCGCGAATCGGGCGATTACCTGTTTCGGAACAACGGAGGCACCAATGGCTTCACCGACGTCAGCGAACAGGCCGGGATCTTTGCTACCGTGATGGGCTACGGCCTTGGGGTATCCGTGGCCGACATCAACAACGACGGTTGGGAGGACCTGTACATTTCCAACGACTTCCACGAGGACGATTACTACTATGTCAACAACCAGAAAGGCGGTTTTCGGGAAGAAGTGCGGAAAGCGTTTGGGCATACGAGCCGTTTTTCAATGGGCAACGACGTAGCCGATATCAACAACGACGGGTTTCAGGATGTGATTTCGGTGGATATGTACCCCGAAGACCCGGCCGTAGAGAAGGCCTCCAACGGCGAAGACCCACTCGACATTTACCAGTACAAGCTCACGTACGGGTACATGAACCAGTACACCCGCAACTGCCTGCAACTGAGTATGGCCGGGCAGCGGTTTATCGACATCGGGCTCATGGCCGGAATAGCCGCTACCGACTGGAGCTGGGCTCCCCTGCTGGCCGACTTCGACAATGATGGAATCAAAGACCTGTTTATCTCCAACGGCATTGTTCGGCGACCCAACGACCTGGAATATCTCAAGTACATTTCGTCGCAAACGTTTGGGCAAAATGCCTCCGGCGAAGCCCTGGCGCAAATGCCCGACGGCCGTGTGCATCCGTACCTCTACAAAGGCACAGATAGCCTGCAATTTGTGGATAAGTCGCTCGATTGGGGCTTTGCCGAAACAGGCTACACCAACGGAGCCGCCTACGCCGATCTGGACAACGACGGTGACCTCGACCTAATCACCAACAATATCAACAGCCCGGCAGGCATTTTTGAGAACCGCGCCAATACCCTCACAAGCAACCATTTCCTGCAAATAAACCTGGTCGGCACCGGCGCCAATCGGTTTGGCGTAGGTGCCAAAGTGGTGCTGAAAACCCAAACAGGACTGCTGCTGCAACAGAACAGCCCGACGCGCGGCTTTATGTCGTCGGTGGAGCCACGCCTGACCTTCGGGCTGGGCGGTCAGAATACCGTGGACTCGCTGTGGGTGCTGTGGCCCGATGGTACCGGGCAGATTATGACCGGTGTAAAGGCCAATCAAACCCTGACGCTCGCCCAAACCAACGCCCGGCCGGGTATTGCCAACCCAGTACGGCCCCCGGCCCAACCTCTGTTTGCCGAGGGCGACAGCGCGCAGGTGGCCTTCCGGCACGCTGAAAACATGTATTTCGATTTCGGGCGCGAGCCCCTGCTGCCCTTCAAAGTGTCGACCGAGGGGCCTCGGTTATCGGTAGCCGACGTCAATGCCGACGGGCTCGACGATTTCTTTGTGGGTGGGGCCCGCCACCAAACGAGTTGCCTGTTTGTGCAGCAACCGAACGGTACCTTCCGCGCTGATTCGAGCGCGTTCAGGGCCGACGCCAACTGCGAAGACGTAGGGAGCCTGTTTTTTGATGCCGACGGCGACGGTGATGCTGACCTGTACGTGGTTTCGGGGGGGAATGAGTTTACCGGGCAGAGCCCCGAACTGCTCGACCGGCTTTACCTGAACGATGGGGCGGGCCGGTTCCGGAAAGATTCGCTCGCGTTGCCCTCCCTGCACGCCAACAAAAGCAGTGTGGCAGCCGCCGACATTGACCGCGACGGCGACCTCGACCTGTTTGTGGCGGGCCGGGTGGTGGGCTTCCGGTACGGGCAGTCGCCCCCGTCGTTTCTGCTGATCAACGAAGGCAAAGGGCGCGATGGCCGCGTGCGGTTTTCGGACCAAACCGCCCGGCGGGCCCCGGCTTTGCAACAGGGCGGTATGCTCACCGACGCGTTCTGGCATGACCTCGACCGCGATGGCGACCCCGACCTGGTTACGGCCGGGCACTGGGGGCCAATTCGGGTGTACAAAAATGAGGGCGGCAACCTGACCGAAGCCGACGATACCGGACTGGCGCAGGCCGTGGGGTTCTGGCAAACGCTCAAACCCGCCGACCTCGACGGCGATGGTGATATGGATTTTCTGGCCGGAAACCTGGGGCAAAACACCAAATTCCGGCGCGGAACCGACGGGGCCGTGCGGCTATACGCCCGCGACTACACCAACTCAGGTGCTCGTTTCGATCAGGTGATGGCCTACCGGTATCAGAACAAGTGGTATCCGGTAGCCACCAAAGATGAATTGGGGAAGTCGCTGCCGTTTCTGAACAAACGTTTCGACAATTACCGCGATTTTTCGGGCAAAACGCTGGAGGAGATTTTCGAGTCATCGGAACTGCCCGAAGACGGAATGCGGGAGGTAAATACCTTTGAGTCGGTGTGGATTGAGAACCTGAGCACCGAGTCGGACAAGTCGCTGCGGTTTCGGATACACAAGCTGCCCGTGTTGGCGCAAACCGCGCCCATTTTTGCGTTTGATGTGCAGGATGTTACAGGCGACGGTCGGGTCGACGTGCTGCTGGGTGGGAATTTTTACAGTGTGAGCACCTATCAGGGGCGTTACGACGCCAGTTACGGTCTGCTCTTGCGCAACCACGGTAAAGGCAAGTTTACACCCGTGCTCCCCACCGAAAGCGGTCTGGTACTCCGGGGCGAAATCCGGGCGATCAACCACGTCCGTACGGGGCAGGGGCCGTTGGTTCTGGTAGCGCGCAACGGGGCCCCTATGCAGGTTTTCCGGCCTTTGCGCTCTGCTGATAAACAGTAG